A portion of the Punica granatum isolate Tunisia-2019 chromosome 7, ASM765513v2, whole genome shotgun sequence genome contains these proteins:
- the LOC116212702 gene encoding protein CROWDED NUCLEI 2-like isoform X2, translating into MEKLSDELGLARSKKEGLRRALDLVQAQANTVMLFGLQWQDLEEHFDSISKAIGERLEQLGARERSVEERFADVVSKEREVEKKAEEFEREVLMREERLALLEKRLEDCSRECKEKEDRLASATDYLAECLQETEVKEKELISVRDSIEDSQRELGMKKQDLQDSLKTCCAELDSKKMELDKIQKSVAECRVDLDLKWRQLGSIKTLIDECNEELTSKRKDMDAIKKSVVVCSAEVDSKKSERALLEKSVRDLKVEDRRRIQKCSRLCPDEIGLKKELESAKALLVQREAELKSREEQLEASHKELALARAERDECLSEIQSARASFEERSRILEVKERQLQGQLMGLKTQQERLHSLQKSLEEKRAEVELREGVNVVLVQQKLLDTIQMSLDPAKLFLLALQEVDSLCARKKVRRVSKRSCLLLLRYLGEASLEIKPKVKEAAMALASQWKAQLSASSPHFVFGVLAFLRLIVVYELTPAFCLNELEDLVNSIAHHGETNELRKLLGLSGPLPLANDQLLGRVPQIRYFEGSLMKVYSLDNELS; encoded by the exons ATGGAGAAGTTGTCCGACGAGTTAGGGTTAGCGCGGAGCAAGAAGGAGGGCCTGCGTCGAGCTCTAGACCTCGTCCAAGCCCAGGCAAATACCGTCATGCTGTTCGGCCTTCAATGGCAGGACTTGGAGGAGCACTTCGACTCCATCTCCAAGGCCATCGGTGAAAGGCTGGAGCAACTCGGGGCCAGGGAGAGGTCGGTGGAGGAGAGGTTTGCAGATGTCGTGTCCAAGGAGAGGGAGGTGGAGAAGAAGGCCGAGGAATTTGAGCGAGAAGTTCTCATGAGGGAGGAGAGGTTGGCCCTGTTGGAAAAGAGGCTCGAGGATTGCTCGAGAGAATGCAAAGAGAAGGAGGATCGTCTGGCGTCGGCGACGGATTATCTCGCTGAATGTCTCCAGGAGACCGAGGTCAAGGAGAAGGAGCTGATTTCGGTGAGGGATTCCATTGAGGATTCTCAGAGGGAGCTCGGGATGAAAAAGCAGGACCTCCAAGATTCGTTAAAGACCTGCTGCGCTGAACTCGATTCGAAGAAAATGGAACTCGATAAAATCCAAAAGTCGGTAGCGGAGTGCAGGGTCGATCTCGATTTGAAGTGGAGACAGCTCGGCTCTATCAAGACGTTGATTGATGAGTGTAATGAGGAGCTGACATCCAAAAGGAAGGATATGGATGCCATTAAGAAGTCCGTGGTAGTGTGCTCCGCTGAGGTCGACTCGAAAAAGAGTGAACGCGCATTGCTGGAGAAGTCTGTTAGAGATCTCAAGGTGGAAGACCGGAGGAGGATACAGAAATGTTCGCGGCTATGCCCAGATGAAATCGGGTTGAAGAAAGAGCTAGAATCCGCCAAGGCTTTACTCGTCCAACGGGAAGCAGAGCTGAAGTCTAGAGAGGAACAACTTGAGGCTAGTCACAAGGAACTAGCCTTGGCTAGAGCTGAAAGGGACGAATGCCTTAGTGAAATCCAATCGGCCAGAGCATCGTTCGAGGAACGCTCCAGGATACTAGAGGTAAAGGAGAGACAGCTCCAAGGGCAGCTTATGGGGTTAAAAACCCAGCAAGAGCGCTTGCATTCGTTGCAAAAGTCGCTGGAGGAGAAGAGAGCAGAGGTTGAATTGAGGGAGGGAGTTAACGTTGTTCTTGTCCAACAGAAGCTTCTAGACACGATTCAAATGTCGCTCGATCCCGCGAAGCTGTTCTTACTGGCTCTGCAGGAAGTTGACTCCTTATGTGCAAGGAAGAAGGTGAGAAGAGTAAGCAAGAGGAGCTGTCTCTTGCTCTTACGCTACTTAGGTGAGGCTTCGCTAGAGATTAAGCCTAAGGTGAAGGAAGCTGCAATGGCACTGGCCAGCCAATGGAAGGCTCAGCTGAGTGCTTCTTCACCCCATTTTGTTTTCGGGGTGTTGGCTTTCTTGAGGCTTATAGTGGTCTATGAACTGACCCCTGCATTTTGTCTCAATGAGCTAGAAGATCTTGTGAATTCGATAGCCCATCATGGGGAAACAAATGAACTACGAAAGCTCCTTGGTCTGTCAGGACCGCTACCTC TAGCTAATGACCAGTTGCTAGGAAGAGTTCCACAAATCCGTTACTTTGAAGGGTCCCTGATGAAAGTTTATAGCTTAGATAATGAATTGAGTTGA
- the LOC116212702 gene encoding protein CROWDED NUCLEI 2-like isoform X3, translating to MEKLSDELGLARSKKEGLRRALDLVQAQANTVMLFGLQWQDLEEHFDSISKAIGERLEQLGARERSVEERFADVVSKEREVEKKAEEFEREVLMREERLALLEKRLEDCSRECKEKEDRLASATDYLAECLQETEVKEKELISVRDSIEDSQRELGMKKQDLQDSLKTCCAELDSKKMELDKIQKSVAECRVDLDLKWRQLGSIKTLIDECNEELTSKRKDMDAIKKSVVVCSAEVDSKKSERALLEKSVRDLKVEDRRRIQKCSRLCPDEIGLKKELESAKALLVQREAELKSREEQLEASHKELALARAERDECLSEIQSARASFEERSRILEVKERQLQGQLMGLKTQQERLHSLQKSLEEKRAEVELREGVNVVLVQQKLLDTIQMSLDPAKLFLLALQEVDSLCARKKVRRVSKRSCLLLLRYLGEASLEIKPKVKEAAMALASQWKAQLSASSPHFVFGVLAFLRLIVVYELTPAFCLNELEDLVNSIAHHGETNELRKLLGLSGPLPPNDQLLGRVPQIRYFEGSLMKVYSLDNELS from the exons ATGGAGAAGTTGTCCGACGAGTTAGGGTTAGCGCGGAGCAAGAAGGAGGGCCTGCGTCGAGCTCTAGACCTCGTCCAAGCCCAGGCAAATACCGTCATGCTGTTCGGCCTTCAATGGCAGGACTTGGAGGAGCACTTCGACTCCATCTCCAAGGCCATCGGTGAAAGGCTGGAGCAACTCGGGGCCAGGGAGAGGTCGGTGGAGGAGAGGTTTGCAGATGTCGTGTCCAAGGAGAGGGAGGTGGAGAAGAAGGCCGAGGAATTTGAGCGAGAAGTTCTCATGAGGGAGGAGAGGTTGGCCCTGTTGGAAAAGAGGCTCGAGGATTGCTCGAGAGAATGCAAAGAGAAGGAGGATCGTCTGGCGTCGGCGACGGATTATCTCGCTGAATGTCTCCAGGAGACCGAGGTCAAGGAGAAGGAGCTGATTTCGGTGAGGGATTCCATTGAGGATTCTCAGAGGGAGCTCGGGATGAAAAAGCAGGACCTCCAAGATTCGTTAAAGACCTGCTGCGCTGAACTCGATTCGAAGAAAATGGAACTCGATAAAATCCAAAAGTCGGTAGCGGAGTGCAGGGTCGATCTCGATTTGAAGTGGAGACAGCTCGGCTCTATCAAGACGTTGATTGATGAGTGTAATGAGGAGCTGACATCCAAAAGGAAGGATATGGATGCCATTAAGAAGTCCGTGGTAGTGTGCTCCGCTGAGGTCGACTCGAAAAAGAGTGAACGCGCATTGCTGGAGAAGTCTGTTAGAGATCTCAAGGTGGAAGACCGGAGGAGGATACAGAAATGTTCGCGGCTATGCCCAGATGAAATCGGGTTGAAGAAAGAGCTAGAATCCGCCAAGGCTTTACTCGTCCAACGGGAAGCAGAGCTGAAGTCTAGAGAGGAACAACTTGAGGCTAGTCACAAGGAACTAGCCTTGGCTAGAGCTGAAAGGGACGAATGCCTTAGTGAAATCCAATCGGCCAGAGCATCGTTCGAGGAACGCTCCAGGATACTAGAGGTAAAGGAGAGACAGCTCCAAGGGCAGCTTATGGGGTTAAAAACCCAGCAAGAGCGCTTGCATTCGTTGCAAAAGTCGCTGGAGGAGAAGAGAGCAGAGGTTGAATTGAGGGAGGGAGTTAACGTTGTTCTTGTCCAACAGAAGCTTCTAGACACGATTCAAATGTCGCTCGATCCCGCGAAGCTGTTCTTACTGGCTCTGCAGGAAGTTGACTCCTTATGTGCAAGGAAGAAGGTGAGAAGAGTAAGCAAGAGGAGCTGTCTCTTGCTCTTACGCTACTTAGGTGAGGCTTCGCTAGAGATTAAGCCTAAGGTGAAGGAAGCTGCAATGGCACTGGCCAGCCAATGGAAGGCTCAGCTGAGTGCTTCTTCACCCCATTTTGTTTTCGGGGTGTTGGCTTTCTTGAGGCTTATAGTGGTCTATGAACTGACCCCTGCATTTTGTCTCAATGAGCTAGAAGATCTTGTGAATTCGATAGCCCATCATGGGGAAACAAATGAACTACGAAAGCTCCTTGGTCTGTCAGGACCGCTACCTC CTAATGACCAGTTGCTAGGAAGAGTTCCACAAATCCGTTACTTTGAAGGGTCCCTGATGAAAGTTTATAGCTTAGATAATGAATTGAGTTGA
- the LOC116212702 gene encoding protein CROWDED NUCLEI 2-like isoform X1: MEKLSDELGLARSKKEGLRRALDLVQAQANTVMLFGLQWQDLEEHFDSISKAIGERLEQLGARERSVEERFADVVSKEREVEKKAEEFEREVLMREERLALLEKRLEDCSRECKEKEDRLASATDYLAECLQETEVKEKELISVRDSIEDSQRELGMKKQDLQDSLKTCCAELDSKKMELDKIQKSVAECRVDLDLKWRQLGSIKTLIDECNEELTSKRKDMDAIKKSVVVCSAEVDSKKSERALLEKSVRDLKVEDRRRIQKCSRLCPDEIGLKKELESAKALLVQREAELKSREEQLEASHKELALARAERDECLSEIQSARASFEERSRILEVKERQLQGQLMGLKTQQERLHSLQKSLEEKRAEVELREGVNVVLVQQKLLDTIQMSLDPAKLFLLALQEVDSLCARKKVRRVSKRSCLLLLRYLGEASLEIKPKVKEAAMALASQWKAQLSASSPHFVFGVLAFLRLIVVYELTPAFCLNELEDLVNSIAHHGETNELRKLLGLSGPLPPPKVILLKQAGKKLAQISPKVEDCSQVQHPYKRSRMA; encoded by the exons ATGGAGAAGTTGTCCGACGAGTTAGGGTTAGCGCGGAGCAAGAAGGAGGGCCTGCGTCGAGCTCTAGACCTCGTCCAAGCCCAGGCAAATACCGTCATGCTGTTCGGCCTTCAATGGCAGGACTTGGAGGAGCACTTCGACTCCATCTCCAAGGCCATCGGTGAAAGGCTGGAGCAACTCGGGGCCAGGGAGAGGTCGGTGGAGGAGAGGTTTGCAGATGTCGTGTCCAAGGAGAGGGAGGTGGAGAAGAAGGCCGAGGAATTTGAGCGAGAAGTTCTCATGAGGGAGGAGAGGTTGGCCCTGTTGGAAAAGAGGCTCGAGGATTGCTCGAGAGAATGCAAAGAGAAGGAGGATCGTCTGGCGTCGGCGACGGATTATCTCGCTGAATGTCTCCAGGAGACCGAGGTCAAGGAGAAGGAGCTGATTTCGGTGAGGGATTCCATTGAGGATTCTCAGAGGGAGCTCGGGATGAAAAAGCAGGACCTCCAAGATTCGTTAAAGACCTGCTGCGCTGAACTCGATTCGAAGAAAATGGAACTCGATAAAATCCAAAAGTCGGTAGCGGAGTGCAGGGTCGATCTCGATTTGAAGTGGAGACAGCTCGGCTCTATCAAGACGTTGATTGATGAGTGTAATGAGGAGCTGACATCCAAAAGGAAGGATATGGATGCCATTAAGAAGTCCGTGGTAGTGTGCTCCGCTGAGGTCGACTCGAAAAAGAGTGAACGCGCATTGCTGGAGAAGTCTGTTAGAGATCTCAAGGTGGAAGACCGGAGGAGGATACAGAAATGTTCGCGGCTATGCCCAGATGAAATCGGGTTGAAGAAAGAGCTAGAATCCGCCAAGGCTTTACTCGTCCAACGGGAAGCAGAGCTGAAGTCTAGAGAGGAACAACTTGAGGCTAGTCACAAGGAACTAGCCTTGGCTAGAGCTGAAAGGGACGAATGCCTTAGTGAAATCCAATCGGCCAGAGCATCGTTCGAGGAACGCTCCAGGATACTAGAGGTAAAGGAGAGACAGCTCCAAGGGCAGCTTATGGGGTTAAAAACCCAGCAAGAGCGCTTGCATTCGTTGCAAAAGTCGCTGGAGGAGAAGAGAGCAGAGGTTGAATTGAGGGAGGGAGTTAACGTTGTTCTTGTCCAACAGAAGCTTCTAGACACGATTCAAATGTCGCTCGATCCCGCGAAGCTGTTCTTACTGGCTCTGCAGGAAGTTGACTCCTTATGTGCAAGGAAGAAGGTGAGAAGAGTAAGCAAGAGGAGCTGTCTCTTGCTCTTACGCTACTTAGGTGAGGCTTCGCTAGAGATTAAGCCTAAGGTGAAGGAAGCTGCAATGGCACTGGCCAGCCAATGGAAGGCTCAGCTGAGTGCTTCTTCACCCCATTTTGTTTTCGGGGTGTTGGCTTTCTTGAGGCTTATAGTGGTCTATGAACTGACCCCTGCATTTTGTCTCAATGAGCTAGAAGATCTTGTGAATTCGATAGCCCATCATGGGGAAACAAATGAACTACGAAAGCTCCTTGGTCTGTCAGGACCGCTACCTC CCCCAAAGGTTATCCTTCTTAAGCAGGCTGGAAAGAAGCTTGCTCAGATCTCCCCGAAAGTTGAGGATTGTTCCCAAGTACAGCATCCATACAAGCGTAGCCGCATGGCCTAA